In the Mya arenaria isolate MELC-2E11 chromosome 11, ASM2691426v1 genome, one interval contains:
- the LOC128208641 gene encoding uncharacterized protein LOC128208641 has protein sequence MKELFTYVEDQWMESSLWSTTEWSVYRQTIRTNNDTEGWHRRLNFSAGRSTLLFNVFLKLLLRESKMVKVTHQLVSEAALGRQRRERYRDIGARIMDEVDPYDSHEVTCEEFLKNNSN, from the exons ATGAAAGAACTCTTCACGTACGTTGAAGATCAGTGGATGGAGAGCTCCCTCTGGAGCACCACTGAGTGGTCTGTCTACCGACAGACGATACGAACCAACAATGACACCGAAG GCTGGCATCGCCGTTTGAACTTTTCTGCCGGTCGGTCAACCCTGCTGTTTAACGTTTTTCTGAAACTGCTGCTGAGGGAATCCAAGATGGTGAAGGTAACACATCAACTGGTGTCGGAGGCAGCCCTTGGCCGTCAGCGTCGAGAGCGTTACAGAGACATCGGCGCCAGGATCATGGATGAGGTGGACCCATACGATTCGCATGAGGTCACCTGCGAGGAGttcctgaaaaat aaCTCAAATTAA